AAGTATGCGGGCAGCATGCCACGGCTAATGGTGTAACAGACTTCACAATCGCGCGTGCGGTCCATCTTGCTCTGTATCTATATTATCTGTACGAGTAGAGTAGCGAGCTAGTGAATGCACTTGTGAATGACAATAAAGCGTCTCAATCCGAATACATGCATTTTATTTCTTCACATTTGATCCCCAACGTAAAAGTAAtgtgataattttttttttttggaaattttgGAACCAGAAACTGCACGAAAATCTTTGAGGGTCTCTATTACTTAATCAACCTGGACATGTTCTAGAAGTCGACCAAGGGATCGCTACCTATCTCGCTGCCGGCCATGGTTAGGGCCATGAGCGGCAGCGAGCAGGCGTGGAGAGCGGTCGCCACCACCTCGAAGCGGCGGAGAGGGAGCGGGAAGACTCTGTCAACTCGCTCCCGATTCGCCGCAGGCGACCGGGAAGGCGGCGACGGGCGTgctggtcgggggaccgccgtccacaacataggtctcgtgctgtaggactccccaagtgttccgggcagccctcggcggagggggaggcgcttgacgcgctcccatgggcgctgggccccaaagggcatccgccggcggggacgcggttgtgtgcaattgcgttcccgtatccccgccacagggcggcaaggaggaacaccgttgggttttagtgggtataccgggtggcgacacccggggagtcccacataaccacgtcgtcgtccccgggcggcgtggtatgcgtaatgcatttcccaacgttaaaaaaaaaaaagggatcGCTACCTATACCTCTATAGTTCATCTTTCTATATGTGAATCACAGGAAAAAGTGGGTGCGAGTTTTCCTGATTCTGGTCACTCCTATAGAGATAATAAGTGTGATGTGCTTCATAGTAGCGGCATCTAgtaacttttattaaaagtacgGAGTAAAGCACGCTGTCAGTCAGCTGattgaaataataaagttgTAGTTCATTCACTCACCTAGTTCACCGACACCCAACTCGTTCTCGGTCGTACAGTTCATTCAACTCTACTGTCATATTGTCACCTGTCATATCCTAAATCGTAGTATTTCTCAGGAAAACTTGttaaaatctgaaataaatcaGATTTTATTACAACTTATGGCTTAATAGTGAAAATAAGTATTCAAAATGGATCGGGGCGAGTCCGATCTGTACACGGTTCCGTTGACCTCGCTTACGTTTGAGGCGCAAAATTTGCTGTCGTGTTTgttaaatacaacaaaaatattactcAGCGAAGGTCCCGATAAATTACCCAGGTATGCGATCCTTTGTTTATATGGGTACCCTGAGATTACCAGGTCTAATCCTCCCGACGAGTCCCAAGCGACTGTCTATTTACATCTCTGTTTGAAATTACTCCTAATctttttatttgcaataaatctGATAATCTTGATAAGCTACCTGATTTTCTGACTTCAACTAACACatgttcaaagtgtaactgatGATATAATTAAGTACTATGTTTGATTGTTAATAATGATACTGACCTGGTTAATTAGTGATTAGAAAATTTAAGGTAAATCTTGCTTCATAAATATTGTATTGATGTGGGCAGATTTCCTGCTAGCTAAAAGGTGTTTTGGTTATCTTATAAAGGCAAACAGTCGCTAAGACGAAACAATACCTTTTTACAGGGATTGGAGAGGTTTAGCCCGTCTTATAAACATATCTTCAGAAATAGCAAATTCCTATGAGAATGACAAAACATCAAAAGTTATCAAATACTGGATACTCAAGAAAGATAGCACTGCTACAGTGGGAAAGTTACTTGAATATGTACAGAAAATGGATAGATATGATATATTTGACGATTTAATGGATCTATCGGAAAAAGGGCAACTTATTGGTAAGTATTCAAATCAAAAGTAGTACTGTAAATGAGAGGAAACTATACTGACCAGAATTTAATGTAGATAAGTATTATATGCTTatcaataagtaagtataccttgtgactaaagaaagaaaggaattGAGGCCTACATGGCATTTCCAAGAGTACTGGGTATTTACCAAGGTCATAAAAAACCCTAAGAAAGATAAAATCTGGAAATTTTAATTGGCTTGTAATTTGGaatgatgataatgaataataaatgtTGTTAATATTTGTATTGAAAGTAGCTTAAAAAACTgccaaatgaaaaaaaagaaggaatgaatgatgatttatattttttttctataaatcaccctaaatagtttttatcatttaacatctttaaaggTTTTCTTTAGTAAATgaatctactcagcctgtatccacccactgctgggtataagcCTCCTCTCTCTCTTAAATGAatgcaaaaaataatatgtaattttttcaaatactaatacaaattttaaattttcagtTAATCAACGTTTACGTCCACCACCGCCTTCCAATCAGCTGGCAAACAGGGTTGACAACCAACTGATGCCTTATGACGAATACTTAGAGGAGAACATCATCACATTCCATGACAAGATCCATGGGTATCCGCAGTTCTACCACGCATATGTGATGTATGCAATGAAAGATAAGGACTTCGTGGATGAACTGTTGACACGAATGAGTGAACGAGGATATATGGTAAAGAAAATATCCTAATGTTATATAGGCAACAGAAATAGAAAAACATGTTTCAAAAAATTGAAATAAGTTAATGTTAATTAAACTTTTTGCTTCACCTTTCAATGTAATGATTATATCAGAATGTGAATTAGCTTTTATTGAACATAACTTATAATTTTTGTTCACCAGCTTTGTACAGAAGATGACCTACTACCGGACCACACAACTGTGTTTGCTCCAGTCTCACGGTTGATCTCATCCGATAGATGTCACCGGATCATTCTGGTCTATTCACCAGACTTCTTAACCAGTCCTGCTAATAAATTCTACATGGACTATGCACAAGCTGTTGGCATTGGTATGTTTTTATACTTTATTCAATGTCAAATCCTGTTCTATGTATACAAAAGTTAAAGTTCTTTCAAAAACATTAAGACCAGATACTTTGAAAGAAAAGAATAACTCTACATTCTTGATTCACTTTAAACTAACAGACCAATTTTTCCCTATCTTTGAAGATACATCTAAGTTACAATTTGTCTCCAAAGATATGTTTCCTTTTTTGCAGAAATGAAGAAGCCAAAGATAATCCCGTGCATGTACCGCAACTGCCAGCTGCCTCCACAGATGACGTTCTATAGCAAGCTGTATTACAACGCTCCTGGCGGCAAGTCCTCGTATGACTTCTGGGACCGCTTGGCCATGTCGCTCGACGTCAATGACCACCATGCACCGCCAAGGTAACGCCTTATATCGAGATGGATAATTATATACCATAATtggattattaaaataaaaacacaatttaaCGAATTACAAAGGGCACAATTTATTGCATTGTTCTTTTAACTTTAAGATGGTGGTGTCCTATTTTTCTCGTTTCTGTAATTTCTAGTTAGACAGTAAACACAAGAAATCAATATTCTATTGCTTTGATTTACGAAAATTTAAACTATTAATCTTTTGTTTCAGATTAAATGGTATCACTTCAAGCCTCTCAAACAACTCTTACTCAGCAGTCAACATAACAGAGCTGACCACGTCGACTCTTGCCAATAGCATGCATATGCAGCAGGCTATGCTCGCCCTGCCCGCTCCTCCAACAAGCACATCCATGAACGGTTTGAATCGTTTACCACACCACGACACACAGTCTTCTATGAGCCTGCGTAGTACAACCAGTGACAAGAAAAAGAGTGGACAAAGTGGTCGCCTGAAAAGCTTAAAAAACATATTCAGTAAAAAGAAGAAGGACCCAAAACAACTGCAATTAGCATCATAGACACCTCTCAAAACGTTATGTGTCTTTGGATTGTAAGTCGTTGGTACAGTAAAGCTTTGACCGAGAAAACTATATTGTAATAACAAGTAAGTCCTTAAAAATAttacggcatagaataaggaataatactacatatagaacggcaactctctcgtcacacacacagatgtatGATAACGTGAATGTGTAGTCTTTGTAAAaaaaggtgttttgtatgaagtgtccatgGTGTGAATAGTGATTACGGTCAGTTATTCTTGTCTTAAGATTATGAGATGCAAGATTTATGTATAAGAGAAATTCCAATATATTCAAGTACAGAACATCAGTATAGTACTATTGTTGTGTACTATTTGATTAATTTATGAAGAGGGCAGTTACCGAAAATTGCATAATGTGTAAATTGATATTGATATATTAGAGTTGTACTGTGTGAGTGGACCTTTGTATGGTTTCATACAATTAAAGAGTCACAAAAAGAAGCCTGTCGTTCTTATGAAATGTAGATGAGGGTGTTTATAGAATTATATTTGCCGAACAAATGAGGTGTggtaactgtttatttttatatggacTCCTCAACAAGTTTAAGAATTTTACAATTGTATTTGAACTGTCTTGGGGTAAGTTATGTGGTCAATGGTGCTGATCACactctaattttaagttatacctgtcattatcttatccgccgaaaaagaaagggacaggaaaccgacaggcgtaaaatttatggaacacgcagcaattttaggcagaaatttaaacaaccctctcgtaattttacattgaccaataacccgagcacacgtcaaacgggttgcttaTCAGCGAGAAGACTATTtctttcgcccgggttattcattcgttcagtcattcattttaaaatcaaaaagggttaaaaaggtctcatcaaagcaattcagATATATtcgtttgcattacgcacttttATAATCAAATtgccatattgtttttttagatgaattgcttcgatgtggcttttctACCCCcccagctgtcaatcatccgtccctgtCCTTTTCGGTGGACAggaaaatggtgctaattcctgcagacgccatctaattttattttaagttatacctgtcattttcttatccgcataaaatttatggaatacacgtcaattttaagcagaaatctataACAACCGTCTaataattttacatcggccaataacccgacagagttaagtagacagcacgtcaaatttacataccagcgagatgcctattttattcgcccgggttattcattcgttttaaaattaacttgttgacaatcatccgtccctttccttttcggcggataagaaaatgacaggtataacttaaaataaaattaggaggtgtctgcaggaatcggggccaatagagTGATAAGATAATGGTAATGTTTTTGTGACAAAGcaaaaaaattatatacaaaGAAGTAATCTATAGATGTTGTTCATACTACGTACATATTTATGTAAACAAGTATTTTTTACACATATACGTAAATTAGTATAAGgtttacaattttaattatgtttcaTCTGGTTATTATGTGCTAGTAAGAGCATTTGCATGcatttactttataaaaaatagtattgttgcatcacgcctgtatccccgaaggggtaggcagaggtgtatagtatatacacccactcctcgccagctatctaAGACCCATATAAAAGAGGCGAgtcaatacaaaattataaaactatTTGATTGATTATATAAACAGTATCAAAAgttgttgtaaaaaaatatgaaattacgtTGTTGTGATGTTTAACTGTTATTGTTACCGTTCCTTCGCCATTCTTGGCTTTAAATAAGAATTTATAATTAGTCAATGAATTTATTCTAGGATAAATAGATATGAAAAAACGAAATAATGAGTCATGCTCTGCGAAATGAGTCGCATCTTGATTAAGAACAATGAACACAAAGTGTCTGTGGAATATTGAACTAGTTGTATATCTGACGTCACATTGTAATATAGATTATACCCTTTTTTATTaactatatttttacattttaataattaagaaaataccGTTTTTGACTGCtgcttacattaaaataaaagtagaggccggttttgacagctgtcaggcGTTTAGAAAATGGAATCCGGTGTCGATTCGGACATCcatcaacttaatttgacagaacttaaaactagctgcatctctttcttgctggtattgtaagtgaagggcGGCAAcaatttaagagctgtgaaactaaaattaggttaagctCGTGTCCGCCCGAATAGGCACATTTATGGAAAGTTtgcctttttttcttttaatttaggGGAGCTTATggctttatttacaaaatatacatCACAATAACAAATAAAGTCAAATTACAAGCTATCACAAATAAATACCTTATATACATGAGGTTAGAAACCGCCAAAATGATATATCTCGAGATTATGACTGTAACAATGTTGTAGTCGCAATGAGCCAAGATAGAAAGATAAATCTACACTGAAATGCTAGAGCAAAAGAAATAGGAAAGAGAAGGTAGATTTTTGAAAGTggaacaaattatttttaaaatgagaaGAATAAATATAGGCAGTGCCAAAGAACTGTGCAAGGGCTAATTAAGGATGTGACATTTGTAAAATGTATCAATGAGTGACGTAATCATGCTGTTTAtgtaagaaaatataaataggtatattcatCAATCGGTGCTTCCATATAATTATAGCGttacataaaaatgtaaatatttatatttttggacgattttattacaattatacatgagattagtttataatatatgttatagCAATAAGTTGAAAATCATATCTTCGTGTAATccgtaaataatgtaaatatatacaaaaatgttgtttacttgaatgattcttttatttaatttttaacattatttctgaTTCTCTGATTCTGATCTGATTGGGATATTTATCGTTATAAgttcaatattataaaaaaacatataaaacaaaaaaataacttttttataatcATAAAGAACACACTatacagaaatataaaaaggctgcgatttcttccaggctacCTTTGGATTCAggataagaaaaaatgtatataaatttATTGTAGCATGTTTAGAATGACAGTAGAACAGAGATATATTACATCCCCTAGCGCTAAAGAGATGAGtgatatgtctctttcgcactatcGGTATACATCTTAatacgaaagagacgagagatatgtcactCTAAACATGCTACGTTAACTAGGGTATAGTAGGTAAAATATGTAAGATAAAATGAAAAGGAAGTAGTATGAAGAGACAAAtcttgagagttattgaggacagaagaggcaagatgattggacgctTACGACTGAAGAATTTATTGAAAagatcatagaaggaaagagagggagAGACcaagagcttatatggaacaaattcaagagaaagcgaacgtcgtgtcttataaggaagatagaatggagaatgctgacaagagcgtggctcttaaattgcgatgaatatgaaaatgaaaacACTGCATTATTAAAATAACGTATATAATTGAATATTTCCTTTAGGAAGTAACAGTAATTCTGTGAATTCTAACAAAGTTATCGGCGCCGCTGCTCGCTAGTAACACTTCGTTATCGTTCTCTGGTTGCCGTTTGAAGGCCAGCCGCTTCACCGCGAGGTGGTGCGCCGCACTGGGGAGGGAGACAGGTATATCATCTATCTTGTTCTTACTTGACTAGTTAACACAGATTGTTGAAGCTGGTGAaagtcgatttttttttgtctttaaaacACATCATACATTCGATTTCATTGGTTTACTAATGGAGTAttgccatagaataaaaataatactaagtatagaacctAAGTACCTTACCTTACCAACACAGGTTGGGctacatgcctccgaaaatacatttctcgggaatgtgggtttcctcacgatgttttccttcacaggtgagcacgtgataataatttatttgaggcgttttaccaactgagcAACCACGGTTCAGTTCAATTTAGTATATTAAGTACTAACCTATCCcctttggggcctttggcggctcaataatacccttgacaccagggttgatgaggttggtaattcacctcacaacccacacgatagaagaagaagaagtactaaCCTATTATCCATCTCGTGTAAGAGACACCAGCCAGCAACATCAaacttgtatagttttgccactCCGCTTTCCAAGCCGACGGCGAGTATCCTCGCGTCGTTCGGAGCGAGCGGAGCGAACGCGAGCGCAGTCACCGAAGCGTTCGGAAGCTCGAGCGGAGTACCGAACAACGCATAATCTCCTAGAGACGACGCGGGTTGCCGAGATTCTGCTGTTGACCATAGACATACCTggggaaaagaaaaatatagtaaGGTACAAGAAATGGGAAATAAAG
The nucleotide sequence above comes from Pectinophora gossypiella chromosome 6, ilPecGoss1.1, whole genome shotgun sequence. Encoded proteins:
- the LOC126367345 gene encoding myeloid differentiation primary response protein MyD88; its protein translation is MDRGESDLYTVPLTSLTFEAQNLLSCLLNTTKILLSEGPDKLPRDWRGLARLINISSEIANSYENDKTSKVIKYWILKKDSTATVGKLLEYVQKMDRYDIFDDLMDLSEKGQLIVNQRLRPPPPSNQLANRVDNQLMPYDEYLEENIITFHDKIHGYPQFYHAYVMYAMKDKDFVDELLTRMSERGYMLCTEDDLLPDHTTVFAPVSRLISSDRCHRIILVYSPDFLTSPANKFYMDYAQAVGIEMKKPKIIPCMYRNCQLPPQMTFYSKLYYNAPGGKSSYDFWDRLAMSLDVNDHHAPPRLNGITSSLSNNSYSAVNITELTTSTLANSMHMQQAMLALPAPPTSTSMNGLNRLPHHDTQSSMSLRSTTSDKKKSGQSGRLKSLKNIFSKKKKDPKQLQLAS